CCTGGTTGGTTATGTAGACCAGCGGTACCCTGACCCCGCTGGGGGCGAACCTCTCGAATAGTTGCGGTTCCTTATAGAGCTTCATATACTCTAGATCGGCCCTTATATCATCTATCAGCTGCTTCATAGCAGCATCATTCCCCCTAACTCCATCGAACCTCTTCAACGTGTCCTCAATATCCTTCATCAAGCTCCCGCTACTTTGATCACTCAGCTCCACTACGTTCGTGAACAGCAGCAGCAGAAGGAGGAGGATGAGGCCTCTCCTCATAAGGGTTCATCCACTGAGAATATTAAAAGGGTTGGGATCGATAAGCTGGCGTCGATCTCATCGTAGCTACTTAATTTTTAAACAGCTGAAGAGGAAGTTCAGGGACCTGCATGGAGCTAGCTGTCAGTACAGAGGAACTAGTGAAGATCTATGAAGGAAAGGTGAGGGCTTTAGATGGTGTGAGCTTATCAGTAGAACCCGGAAAATCTTTCGCACTCTTAGGGCCGAATGGTGCCGGAAAGACTACGCTCATGCGCATCCTGACGACTCAGATAAGACCCACATCCGGAAAGGCCTCTGTCTTCGGTTTCGATGTCGTTCATGAGGGGAGTGAGGTGAGGAAGCTGATAAGCTACGTCCCCCAGGAGATGAGCGTGTGGACTGATATAAGCGGTTATGAAAACCTCTTGATATACTCAAAAATTTTCGGTATACCGAGGGGCGAGAGGGAGAGGGTAATAGAGGAGGTCCTGGAGCATATGGGCCTCATTGATGTCAAGGACGATCTCGTTCGCACTTATTCTGGTGGAATGATAAGGAGGCTGGAGATAGCATGCGCTATGCTAATAAAGCCCAAGATAATGTTCTTAGACGAGCCGACCATAGGGCTCGATCCCGGTGCGAGGAAATCCGTTTGGGAGAGGCTAAATATTTTTAAGAGGGAGCACGGTGTCACTATATTCTTCAACACGCATTACATGGATGAAGCTGATCTATATTCCGATGAGATAGCGATAATAAACAGGGGGAGGATAGTGGCGAGAGGCACTGCAGAGGAGCTCAAACGCTCTCTAGGAGGGGAGATGATAACACTGGAGATGAAGGGAAATGATAATCAGGAGATAATTCAGGAGCTCCGAAGTCTTAGCTTCGTGCTCGATGTAGTCAGTGAGGATGGGAGGCTGAGCATATTAGTCAGGGATGCTGAGAGTACCCTCCCCCAGTTGATAGATTTAGTGAGGAACTGGGCTTCCGTAGGGAGGATCTCCATAAATAAGCCGACTCTAGATGATGTATTCCTGAAGTATGCTGGGGAGAGGCTGGAGGGGAGGGGGAGGATAGGGGAGATCGTGCATGTCCGTCGAATGATAAGGAGGGGATGATATGGAAGCCCTCAGGAATATGCTAGTCATGATTGAGCTCGAGCTGAGGAGATTATGGCACGATAGGACTGAGATATATTCTAGAGCGGTACAACCGATCCTCTGGTTAGCTGTCTACGGTCCTGTGATGGGGAGAGTGAGGGGAATACCGACGAGCGTGCCTTACACCGATTTCATAACCCCTGGCGTCATGATACAATCGACTACATTCGTGAGCATATTCTATGGGCTGATGATCGTCTGGGAGAGGGACTCAGGGATCCTGAAGAAACTCCTAGTCACACCAGCCTCGAGATATTCGATGGTAATAGGCCGTTCCATGGCCTCGGGCGTTAGAGCCCTCTTCCAAGCTTTAATAATCTTACCTGTAGCTCTGATAATCGGTGTACACTTCATCCCAAATCCAGCTCACTTCATTCTAGCCTTCACGATAATCTTCCTGTCCTCGGGAGGCTTCGCCGCAGTATCTGTGCTAATAGCTTCATTCATGAAGACGAGGGAGAGGTTCATGGGGATAGGTCAGGCTATAGTGATGCCCCTCTTCTTCGCTAGCAACGCTTTATACCCGATACAGATGATGCCACCGATACTGAGGGAGTTCTCCTCAATCAACCCCCTGAGCTACGTAGTAGATGCTGTCAGAGGGCTGCTAATCACTGGGGAGCTCTCAAATATCATACTGGATATAGTCGCGATAGCTATATTCGATACCATAATGTTCGTAGCTGCATCCTTGAGCTTCAGGAGGATCATAGAGTGAGAGGTAATGTCAATAATCCGGGAACTTCCACTCCTTTATCCCTATATGAAAGCTCAATAAACCCATTATCCTGTAATTCAAGCCTGGAAGACTCTCCATAGGATAGAGCCAATAGTTATCCAAGAGGCCCTTGAGCTCATCTATAAATGGTCCTTTAGTTAAACTCGTATTGATGGAGAAACTCCTATTACTGATTCCCCCACTCTCATCTATTTCATAGAAGAGGCTCACAAGTAGGTAATCCTTCCCCTCAGGGATTCCTCTGATGTCAGCTCGAAACTGATCCCCGAACTTCAGCTTGCTCCTAGGTGTGAGTATGACCCCGGAATCCCCCTCCCAAACGTGAGTAAGTCGAGTTTTCGAAGCTTCATTATGATAAATAGAGAAAACTGAGATATGGAAGTTTTCGTAAAAATCTTGATAGAAATTATAGAAATAACGGTTCATTATGCTAAAAAGCCTAAGATATTTGTGATATTACTAAAAATAAATTTAGTATTTCTCGGTCGTATAGATGAAGCCTTTGCAATTACAGGGTGCAAACCTTCGGGAAACCTTTATAACTGGTGTATTCATATACTGGTATATGTTCAGACCGGTTCATGGATTGCTGCTGGATGCTCTGCTATCCAGCCCCAGAGGGAGCTCGGTGAATGCTCTAGCTAATCGCCTAAGGGGGAAAGTAGCGAGATCTATAGTCCTGAGGGAAGTCAGGAAGTTAGCCGAGATGGGACTCGTTGAGATCTCTGAGGACTCGAGGCACAAGCAGAGGAAGATAATCCTTCCCAATGAGGACTTAGTTCATCTATCGAGCAAGCTCATCGAGATGAGGAGCGAAGGAGATGCCTTAACTGGCATCAGTAGGATGATCTCCCTCCTCAGGGATGCTAAGAGGAGACACTCGAACAGGCACCTGATAGATTACCTGAAGTACAGGATCAAGGAAGAATTCTCCGCCATTTTGGAGGTGATAGAGTGAGTGAGAAGGTAGTTTTGAGAGTTGAGAGCATTGAGAAAGCGGTGGAACTTTTCATGGACCTTCAGAGGAGATATCCCATGAGAACGATAGAGGTGTACGTCCATGGATGTAGTGATAACGAGCGACAGGACGATGATAACTGATCACCATGGTAAGGAGTTCATAGGCTTCATGACGACAGCTCCCCCGATATTCCTCCCGGAGAAGATATGGATGAGCATAGCGGCACCGAAGATCAAAGTGAATGAGATTGGTGAGCCCTGTCAAGCTCCGTACGGCCTGAGGAAGATAGAAGCGGCCCTACTAGATGCTGGAATAGATGCAGCTGTCATAGATCCAGATCACTTATTGAAGCATCCTGAGGCGAGAGTAGTGGCTATAGGTCATCACGATTACTTCGCTTTTGGCCCTCCCAGTAGCGAGTGGTGGGTGCTCACAGGGAAGGAGCCAGTTAACGCTAGGAGCTTCAGGAGGTTCATGGAGAGCAAGGAGATGGAGTACTTCAGGAGGAAGGGGGCTAAGATAGTGGTAGGGGGACCTGCGGCGTGGCAGTGGCTCTACAAACCCGAGCTGATAGAGAGATGGGGGATCACTACGATAGTAGATGGGGAGGGGGAGAAGGTAATAGTGGATGTCGTCAGGAAGATATTGGACGGGGAGGAGCCGCCCAAACTAATACAGGTCGGGGTAGATGAAGTCCCCTCGCTGGATGAGATACCCCTGATAAAGAAGCCTTCAGTGAACGGGCTCGTTGAGGTCTCGAGGGGATGCCCCAGGGGGTGTAGATTCTGCTCGGTCACCCTCAGGCCTCTGAGGCATTACACCCTAGATATGATATCAGAGGAGATAGATGTAAACTTGAGGGGAGGGGTGAGGGGGGTCATACTGCACTCAGATGATGTCCTCCTCTACGGTTCCAGGGGCGTATACCCTGACGAGAGGTCCCTCCTCAAGCTACATGAACTCGTCAAGAGTAAGAAAGTCAACATAGCCTGGAGCCACTTCAGCCTCTCTGCAGTCAAGTACGCTGAGGAGAACTTCAAGTTGGTGAGTAGGATAAGCGAGATGTTCGGTGATTACTACAAGGGAGTTGAGGTCGGTATAGAGACGGGGAGCGTGAGATTAGCTGAGAAGATAATGCCGGCTAAAGCCCTCCCATACAGCGTGAAAGATTGGAGGAATGTAGTTATAGATGCCTTCTCCATAATGCACGATGCCAAGATAGTCCCAGCGGCCACTCTGATAACTGGGATACCGGAGGAGAGACCCGAGGATACTATAGCCTCCATAGAGCTGGTCGAGGATTTGAGGGATTTCAGGAGCTTGATAGTCCCGATGTACTTCGTCCCTATGGGCTTGCTGAGGGGGGAGAGCTGGTACAAGAGGGAACCGACTGAGGAGCAGCTCGAACTGATGAGAGTATGCCTAAGGCATGATATCAAGTGGCTCGATGATATCTTCAGTTGGTACGCTAAGGACATGAACCCCCTGGTCAGGAGGCTCATCTCCCTATTCCTCTCGATGGTTAAGAGGGCATCTAGAGGCTTCGTGGAGGTAGCTCAAGAGCTCTGAAATTTGTATATTTTGGATCCCATCAGCATGCTGTTCGGTATCATCACAACGCTCTTATCATCCCTCTCGATTACTGTGAACATAGTGCTTATGTCCCTGACGACCCCTGTCTCATTGGACACAGTTATCCTGTCCCCTATTGAGATAGGCCTCGTAACGAGCACTATCAGGCCTGCGACTCCCTGCCCTATTATCTGCTGACTAGCCTGACCTATCACGATCCCTATGAACCCTCCTAAAGCCACACCAGCCGCTCCTCCAGCGACAGCTCCCGCTATACCTGAGAGGAGCGATCCTACACCAATTATCTTTATTACGCTCCTCACAGCTCCAGCCGTTCCCTCCTCGTACTTCAGCCTGATCGACCAGTAAGCGAAATCGGAGAGGGAGCTCACTATCATGTAGCCAAGGAGTAGCGTTATACCCACGGAGAGATATACATAATATTTTTCTAATGTCTCACTAATCCCCGGGAATATAGATGGTATTGTGACGAAAACAATAGAATTTATCAGGAAGTATAGGAATGTCCATAAGAAGATGGAAGCTATACTCCTCCTCAACTGCCCCTTCATAGCCATCGCCAGCTCAATGCCGCTACTTCGATTTAGCTATTCATTTAAGTCCATCGATCCCCGAGCTCGAACTCCTGATACGGAAATACTCTTTAATGATATTTGATCATAAAATTCTTCTACATTTTCATCCGAAATTCATGTAAAATAATGAAGCTAAAAATGGACTCCGCTTCTACAGAGTTAGGAGCCCTCCAGGAACTTCCACTCCTTTATCCCTGTGAATGCGCTTAAGATACCAGCTATCCTATAGTTGAGGCTATCGGGAGAATCCGGATATTCTATCCAGCATGCCTTAATGACCTTTTTGATCTCCTCGAGCATCTCTTTATCGCTACTATTCGTGTTGATCGAGAAGCCCATATTCGTAACTTTTCCCTTCTCATCCATATTGTAGAATAAGTTCACCAGGAGATAGCTCTCATCCTCTTGGACTTTCTTCATGTCCCCAGTGTAATTTTCCTCCCATTTTATCTTGCTCCTCGGAGTCACTATGAAGCCCTTCCCGGAGCTCCACTTATAAAGGAGATCGAGCCTATAGGCCTTCAAGGTCCCCCCTCCCGCATCGATTGAGGATAAATAAAAGGTTTGCAGCCAAAAATTTAATGTTAATAACGCTCGCTTCCATCGACCCTTCAGTCAGATCAATCTTAAGGCTACTCTAGATCGTGAGATTAAGAGCATTGAAATCGTTTAAATGTCCCTCAGCTTCGGAAGGGCATCCTCCTTCAGGAATGGCAGCCTGGATCTCGATATCAAGATGGGCGATCTCATCCCCTCCAGATACCTTAAAGCTATGGCCTTACCGAAGCTCGTGAGGACGAACACTGGTATGTGTACCCCGAGCTGGATGAGTGCTCTAGGCCCTATTCTCTCCATAACTATTCTAGATGCGCTGGCGCAAACTATATCTGCTTTCTCAAGGTAAGGGACATCCTCCTCCCTCACTAACGTATTGCAAGTTGAAAATATGGCCAATTTCACAGACTCAGCTGATTCCATAGCCCTGAGCTCCTCTATATCTCGGGCCATGGGCCCTATCACGGTGACAGCTATCCTCTTGAACCCCATCTCGATAGCCCTCCTGACAGCGGCTACTTGATCTATCCTAGGATCCTCGAGCGTGACCCCTCCCATCTCCCTTATCCTCTCTATTATCTCCGGGATAGGAACTGTCTTGAGGAGCCCGTTCATCCTAGCTCCTATACCCTGCACGAGCTTCGGGTTCCGGGTTATGACCGAGCCCGCACCATCGCATACTACAACTGCGCAATCTATGAGATCCCCCATCACGGAGCTTATCATCTCCGAACTCCCGAATGGGACAGCTATATCACTTTCGAGGGATCTATGGGGACAGAAGAACCCAAATTCCCTTATCTTATCCTCCAGAATCCTTTTCACTGCCTCCCTATCTATATTCTCGATCTTATAGACTGCCCTGACGTAAGGGCAGCTGGAGACAGCCGGGTCCGTGAGCACCTCGACCTCGCACCCCCTCACTAATACCCTGGCCCCCCTGCAGAGTAGCTCATGCATGAGATCACCCTAAGCTCGAGAGGAATGAGATTGCTAGAGGTGTAATTAAAGTTAGTATTAGCCCCGATATGAAGGACCTGACTCCGCTCTCAGGACCGCAGGCATCGACTACGAAGGGGAGGAACGTGTCCATTGAGGCAGCGCCTCCGCAGGCTATCAGGGCATTGCATCCGATCTTAGATATCGTCCTATGGAAGATGAGGGAGATCATCTCCCTGAGGAGGTTCGAGAGGAATGCTAGAGCTCCCGCATAAGCTCCCAGCAAGCTAGTTACCAGGGGGCCCGCTAAAGTGTACCAACCGAAGCCAGCGGCTACGCTCAGCGTGACCTTCAGGGGGAGCCCTATTAGGGGCGAGATCAGGGAGGCGGCTGCGAGGGTCCCGACGACAGTTACGAGGGGGAGGAGGAGATCATCCTTCCCTATCCTAACCCTCTCACTTCCTATCTCGAGGCCTATGAGGAAGAGCATTATGTAGAGGAGGTAGCTCACTAAATCCCTCGCGAAAGTTATTCTGAACTGATAGCCGATTATCATCCCCGAAGAGAGTAAGATTATGGGTGCTATGGAGTATCTCATCATCTCAGCCTCCTGAGGAGGTAGAGAGCTATTATGCTACCGGAGATCGTTGAGAGGGCAATAGCTAACGATTGAAGTATCATCTCAGGCAAAGCCGAAAAGTTCTCACTTCCTATCTCGAGGCCTATGAGGAATATGAGGGAATAAGCTAGGGGGCGGAGAAAGCGCTCGATGGGGAACTTTAAGAATCTTGATAACAGCAAGCCAGCCGCCAGGCAGAGTATCACTTCGAGCATAGGGAGCTCTGAAGCCTCAGATATAAATCGTTAACAGTTAATTCGTCGAACCCAAAAGTTTAATAAATTTAATAACTGTAGTTAAGATGGTGGTGAGTACGGAGTACAAGGATATCGAGATAAGGGCCTCCGGGAGGAGAGTATCCCCTACCATGAGCGAAGTTAGATGCGGGAACTTCGAGCTATCAATTGATAAGCTCGGTGGAGAGGCCCCCAGCCCGCTCGATCTGATGCTCGCTTCACTGATAGGCTGCTTGAACATAACAGCTACGCTAGTAGCTAACGATATGGGAATAAAGATAGAAGATGCTACTTTCGAAGCGATCGGTATATTCAATCCATCCGTCTTCTACGGCAAGGAGGGGCAGAGAGCTGGATATAAGGAGATAAAGCTATTATTCCGCGTTAAGAGCGATGCCGATGATGAGAAGCTGAAGGAGTTCATCAGGAGAGTTGAGGAGAGGTGCCCTGTGAGCGATAACATAGCTAATATCACTCCATTGACCGTGAAGGTTGAGAGGATCTGAATTTTTAATTTTTTGAGGCGGATTTCTATGATCGTGGATCTCGATGATAGGAAGGAGCTCGGGAGGACGGGAGAGAGGATAGCGGCAATAGGGATCGGTACCTGGGGGATCAGGGATAAAGAAAGCGCTAGGAAGGCCCTTAGAAGGGCTATAGAGCTGGGATTGAACCAGATTGATACGGCGGAGATGTACTCAACGGAGGGGCTCGTCGGGGAAGTGGTCAGGGAGTTCGGCAGGGATGAAGTTTTCGTGACGACTAAGCTGCTGCCTAAGCACTTCAAGAGTGAGGATAGCGTTATAAAAGCGGCTAGAGAGAGTTTGAGGAGGCTCGGTTTAGATAAAGCGGATCTCATCCTGATACATTGGCCTAACGAGGGAGTTAGCATAAAGGAGCAGATTAGATACTTGGAGAGAGTAGCTGAGGTGGGGATCTGCAGGCACATAGGGGTGAGCAATTTCGACGTTAGAGAGCTGGAGGAGGCGATATCATCCACCAGAAGGTTTGAAATAGTCGTGAATCAGGTCAAGTACAGTCCAATTGATAGGAGAGTTGAGAAGGATCTTCTCCCATTCTGCATAGAGCACGGGATAACTATACAAGCTTACACACCGCTTGAGGGAGGGAATGTAACTAAGAGTAAGATTTTGAGGGATTTAGCCGTGAAATATGGGAAGACTCCCGTCCAGATAGCCCTGAATTATTTAATATCTCATGAGAGAGTCACGGCCATCCCTAAGACAGAGAGGGTGGAGAGGGTCGAGGAGTTCAGGGGAGCTCTTGGGTGGAGGCTCGAGGTAGAGGATCTCCTAGCAATTCATTGAGTAGCTCGAGTTCCTTCTGAGTATTTATGTTGAGGAAGCTCCTGAGCTCGGGGTCCACTCCCCTTATCTCATCCATAGAGACGTATACGATATCCATCGACTCTATCGCACATCTCACCCTCAGATCCGACTTATTCCAGCAGTCCAGGATGCTCTTCCTCAAATCATCCGTCTTATAAACCGCTAGTAGGGGCTCTATCCTCCCATCCTCCCAGATGGGAACGGCCCCTCCCCTCCCCCTAGCCCTCCTGAGGAGCAGTATTATGAGCTCGGGGTCCACTAAAGGGGAGTCGCAGGGCAGCACAGCTACGTAATCAGTCTTCACCTCAGCTAAGGAGCTCATCAAACCGACGATCGGTGCATAAATTTCGTGCTCATCCACTACTATCTCAGCATCTGGAAACAATTTGGAGTAAATCTCAGGGTCCGATTTGACTGATATTATCAATCTCTTTGATAAGCTAGAGACCCTCTCAACTAAATAGGAGAGCAGGGGCCTCCCTCTGACCTCATAGAGGGCCTTGCTCCCACCGAACCTCTCGCCCCTCCCTCCAGCCAATATCAGTAAGGTCACTTCTTGCATTGAAGCCATTGACATGAACTCCCAAAAAGTTTTTTTAAGTTGGGAGGCCCATAAAAGGATCTCTATGGGGCTAGGCATACCTACCACTATGCCCGAATTCAGGCCGAAGCATAGGGCTACGATCTCCCTGATAGTGATAAACTCGATAATATACCTAGCTACATCCTATAACAACTTCTTCCTCAGCGTGAGCGACTACTGGGTGACAGTCGGAGGGTTCTCGCCCTCACTCCTCACCCATACGGACCAATGGTACAGGTTCCTCACATCCATGTTCCTGCACGCCGATATCTTCCACATATTCTTCAACATGTATTTCCTCTTCTTCGCAGGTAGGGCTGTTGAGGATGCTTTAGGCTCAACTAGATTTATCTTCCTCTACCTGATCTCGGGCCTAGCTGCATCGATCTTCCACTCAGCTTACTCATTCATAGGAGGGCTCACATCCTACGCTATACCTGCGATAGGGGCTTCTGGAGCTATAAGCGGAGTTTTAGGAGCTTATCTCCTGTTCTACCCCGGGACATCCTTAGTAGTCTGCATCCCAGTTTTCTTCTTCCCCCTCTGCTTCCCGATGAGGGCTTCCCTCTACATACTCTTCTGGTTCGCGATGCAGGTTATATACGGCTTCGCTAGGATCGCTGGCGGTGTCGCTGTCTTCGCTCACGCAGGCGGATTCCTCGCGGGGATAGCTTTACTCCCTATACTCGCGAATAGGAGGAGAATAGGCCTCCTCAGGATCATAACTCATGCGACATCGATACCCTTCCTCAGGCTCCCCTCCTCATACTACAGGGGGCTGAGCTCGACGACTAAGGCGGTGATGAGCTTCCTCACTATAGCCTTGATACTGGGAGGGGCTTATACAGTCATAGCTGCACCCAGCGTCGGGAGGGTGAAAGTAGCGACGATACAATACACGCTGGATGGTACGCCTTACATAGACTATGTAGCGTTCAGACCACCTGATTTCGAATCCTACAGGACCACTATGGCCCTGCAGGAGACCAGAGTCCTCCTGAATAGGTTGGCCGCAGCGAGTCTCCTTTATGATCTTAAGAAAGCCTCGAAGACCATAGAGATAAGGGATCAGGAGATAAGGACCGAGCATGAGATCTCCGTGGGTGGGAGGACTGTTAAAGTATCCGTCGATAGCAGGATAGAGTACTTCAGAGGCAGTTATGGGAAGGACGGTATCCTGGCTCAAGCCAATGGGACTTTGGTGACGAGGGTCATTTACATAACTCAGACGAATTACTACTTGAGCGATCCCGTGAGATATGAATTTCTTGTGAATTCAATGGACGTTAACGTTGGGTTCATCTCCAGGTATACGGGTCTCCTCTCACTCCTCATAGCCGCTATAGCTCAGCTCACATTCTTAACGAGGGATTGGGAGTTCTCGATAGTGGCTGAAGAATGACCTCCGTTTAAGATATTACCATATCAACTTGTCGAGAACTCTTTTCCTTTAAAAGATTTTTACATTAGCATATTACCGCTATAAGCTCAAGTAAAAATTTTTTCTCTAAGATTAGAGCGTATCTCGGAGGAAAACTTTATAAGTAAGCGATATCGTAAAGGGAGTCCATCCCCCGAGTATCACCTTCCTTATCTGGAGATCTAACTGCTCCACCTCCCCATCCCGATGGAGCAAGATGAATCTCATATGAAGGGGAGAAAGCTTTTCAATTTATCCTTTCCATGAGACAGGTGAGACCTTGAGGATAAGCGTCCCTTACGGAAAGGAGCTTATTTGGGCCGATGTTCCGGAATCCAGGCTCATGGGGGTCTTCGAAATAAATGAGCCTGAAGTAGCTGGAGATGTCGTGGAGGAAGCCCTGAGGAATCCGATAGGGAGGATGCTGGAGGATTACGATGCTAGAAGAGTGCTAATTGCAGTGAACGATGCTACGAGGCTCACACCGACTCCAATGATCTTGGATCGCGTATTGAGGAGGGTTAGGGGGGAAGTCAGGGTGATAGTGGCGACTGGCTCCCACAGGGCGCCTACTGAGGAGGAGTATCGGGATATAATACTCGGGCACCATTACGATAGCTTGAGAGGAAGGACTATAGCTCATGATGCTAAGAGGAGCGAATTCCTTGACTTGGGAGAGACT
The sequence above is drawn from the Candidatus Korarchaeum cryptofilum OPF8 genome and encodes:
- a CDS encoding ABC transporter permease; its protein translation is MEALRNMLVMIELELRRLWHDRTEIYSRAVQPILWLAVYGPVMGRVRGIPTSVPYTDFITPGVMIQSTTFVSIFYGLMIVWERDSGILKKLLVTPASRYSMVIGRSMASGVRALFQALIILPVALIIGVHFIPNPAHFILAFTIIFLSSGGFAAVSVLIASFMKTRERFMGIGQAIVMPLFFASNALYPIQMMPPILREFSSINPLSYVVDAVRGLLITGELSNIILDIVAIAIFDTIMFVAASLSFRRIIE
- a CDS encoding B12-binding domain-containing radical SAM protein; translation: MDVVITSDRTMITDHHGKEFIGFMTTAPPIFLPEKIWMSIAAPKIKVNEIGEPCQAPYGLRKIEAALLDAGIDAAVIDPDHLLKHPEARVVAIGHHDYFAFGPPSSEWWVLTGKEPVNARSFRRFMESKEMEYFRRKGAKIVVGGPAAWQWLYKPELIERWGITTIVDGEGEKVIVDVVRKILDGEEPPKLIQVGVDEVPSLDEIPLIKKPSVNGLVEVSRGCPRGCRFCSVTLRPLRHYTLDMISEEIDVNLRGGVRGVILHSDDVLLYGSRGVYPDERSLLKLHELVKSKKVNIAWSHFSLSAVKYAEENFKLVSRISEMFGDYYKGVEVGIETGSVRLAEKIMPAKALPYSVKDWRNVVIDAFSIMHDAKIVPAATLITGIPEERPEDTIASIELVEDLRDFRSLIVPMYFVPMGLLRGESWYKREPTEEQLELMRVCLRHDIKWLDDIFSWYAKDMNPLVRRLISLFLSMVKRASRGFVEVAQEL
- a CDS encoding MarR family transcriptional regulator, which encodes MFRPVHGLLLDALLSSPRGSSVNALANRLRGKVARSIVLREVRKLAEMGLVEISEDSRHKQRKIILPNEDLVHLSSKLIEMRSEGDALTGISRMISLLRDAKRRHSNRHLIDYLKYRIKEEFSAILEVIE
- a CDS encoding lysine exporter LysO family protein, translating into MMRYSIAPIILLSSGMIIGYQFRITFARDLVSYLLYIMLFLIGLEIGSERVRIGKDDLLLPLVTVVGTLAAASLISPLIGLPLKVTLSVAAGFGWYTLAGPLVTSLLGAYAGALAFLSNLLREMISLIFHRTISKIGCNALIACGGAASMDTFLPFVVDACGPESGVRSFISGLILTLITPLAISFLSSLG
- a CDS encoding rhomboid family intramembrane serine protease; translated protein: MGLGIPTTMPEFRPKHRATISLIVINSIIYLATSYNNFFLSVSDYWVTVGGFSPSLLTHTDQWYRFLTSMFLHADIFHIFFNMYFLFFAGRAVEDALGSTRFIFLYLISGLAASIFHSAYSFIGGLTSYAIPAIGASGAISGVLGAYLLFYPGTSLVVCIPVFFFPLCFPMRASLYILFWFAMQVIYGFARIAGGVAVFAHAGGFLAGIALLPILANRRRIGLLRIITHATSIPFLRLPSSYYRGLSSTTKAVMSFLTIALILGGAYTVIAAPSVGRVKVATIQYTLDGTPYIDYVAFRPPDFESYRTTMALQETRVLLNRLAAASLLYDLKKASKTIEIRDQEIRTEHEISVGGRTVKVSVDSRIEYFRGSYGKDGILAQANGTLVTRVIYITQTNYYLSDPVRYEFLVNSMDVNVGFISRYTGLLSLLIAAIAQLTFLTRDWEFSIVAEE
- a CDS encoding LysO family transporter, giving the protein MLEVILCLAAGLLLSRFLKFPIERFLRPLAYSLIFLIGLEIGSENFSALPEMILQSLAIALSTISGSIIALYLLRRLR
- a CDS encoding DUF2099 family protein, producing MHELLCRGARVLVRGCEVEVLTDPAVSSCPYVRAVYKIENIDREAVKRILEDKIREFGFFCPHRSLESDIAVPFGSSEMISSVMGDLIDCAVVVCDGAGSVITRNPKLVQGIGARMNGLLKTVPIPEIIERIREMGGVTLEDPRIDQVAAVRRAIEMGFKRIAVTVIGPMARDIEELRAMESAESVKLAIFSTCNTLVREEDVPYLEKADIVCASASRIVMERIGPRALIQLGVHIPVFVLTSFGKAIALRYLEGMRSPILISRSRLPFLKEDALPKLRDI
- a CDS encoding mechanosensitive ion channel domain-containing protein, producing the protein MKGQLRRSIASIFLWTFLYFLINSIVFVTIPSIFPGISETLEKYYVYLSVGITLLLGYMIVSSLSDFAYWSIRLKYEEGTAGAVRSVIKIIGVGSLLSGIAGAVAGGAAGVALGGFIGIVIGQASQQIIGQGVAGLIVLVTRPISIGDRITVSNETGVVRDISTMFTVIERDDKSVVMIPNSMLMGSKIYKFQSS
- a CDS encoding daunorubicin resistance protein DrrA family ABC transporter ATP-binding protein, with the protein product MELAVSTEELVKIYEGKVRALDGVSLSVEPGKSFALLGPNGAGKTTLMRILTTQIRPTSGKASVFGFDVVHEGSEVRKLISYVPQEMSVWTDISGYENLLIYSKIFGIPRGERERVIEEVLEHMGLIDVKDDLVRTYSGGMIRRLEIACAMLIKPKIMFLDEPTIGLDPGARKSVWERLNIFKREHGVTIFFNTHYMDEADLYSDEIAIINRGRIVARGTAEELKRSLGGEMITLEMKGNDNQEIIQELRSLSFVLDVVSEDGRLSILVRDAESTLPQLIDLVRNWASVGRISINKPTLDDVFLKYAGERLEGRGRIGEIVHVRRMIRRG
- the mobA gene encoding molybdenum cofactor guanylyltransferase, whose protein sequence is MASMQEVTLLILAGGRGERFGGSKALYEVRGRPLLSYLVERVSSLSKRLIISVKSDPEIYSKLFPDAEIVVDEHEIYAPIVGLMSSLAEVKTDYVAVLPCDSPLVDPELIILLLRRARGRGGAVPIWEDGRIEPLLAVYKTDDLRKSILDCWNKSDLRVRCAIESMDIVYVSMDEIRGVDPELRSFLNINTQKELELLNELLGDPLPRASTQELP
- a CDS encoding OsmC family protein, producing the protein MVVSTEYKDIEIRASGRRVSPTMSEVRCGNFELSIDKLGGEAPSPLDLMLASLIGCLNITATLVANDMGIKIEDATFEAIGIFNPSVFYGKEGQRAGYKEIKLLFRVKSDADDEKLKEFIRRVEERCPVSDNIANITPLTVKVERI
- a CDS encoding aldo/keto reductase, whose protein sequence is MIVDLDDRKELGRTGERIAAIGIGTWGIRDKESARKALRRAIELGLNQIDTAEMYSTEGLVGEVVREFGRDEVFVTTKLLPKHFKSEDSVIKAARESLRRLGLDKADLILIHWPNEGVSIKEQIRYLERVAEVGICRHIGVSNFDVRELEEAISSTRRFEIVVNQVKYSPIDRRVEKDLLPFCIEHGITIQAYTPLEGGNVTKSKILRDLAVKYGKTPVQIALNYLISHERVTAIPKTERVERVEEFRGALGWRLEVEDLLAIH